A genomic window from Streptomyces mirabilis includes:
- a CDS encoding MFS transporter — MIPGAGTAESSAGARLVLLTLAAGQFLMALDSSVMNVSIAAVAADVGTTVTGIQGAITAYTLVMAMFMIPGGKVGALIGRRRAFMIGCCIYGCGSLTTALAPNLAVLLVGWSLLEGIGAVLILPAVVALVAGNFAAERRAAAYGLVAAAGAVAIALGPLIGGFAATYLSWRWVFAGEVLVVTGILLLARRLADVSSGKRPHIDLVGTVLSALGIGTFVYGVLRSDEWGWFRPKPDAPAWLGVSLVVWLILTGVLLIWLFVAWGAHLVERRREPLIDPALLHNQQLSGGLTMFFFQYLVMMGVFFVVPLYLSVALGLSALATGVRLLPLSLTLVAAATLIPRLLPDISPRRVVRLGIVAMFAGAVILMAALDTGAGAEIVTVPLLFIGVGMGALASQLGSVTVSAVPDERSAEVGGVQNAVTNLGSSIGTALAGSILLAALTSSFLTNVEQNPAVPVKVKNEAAIGLQSGATFLSDAQLKTALEEAGTNQKVAQAALEANADARLDGLRAALAILAFASVLAMYFTSRLPTAQPRSA, encoded by the coding sequence ATGATTCCCGGGGCAGGCACTGCCGAGAGCTCGGCAGGAGCGCGGCTCGTTCTGCTGACACTCGCTGCCGGTCAGTTTCTGATGGCGCTCGACAGCTCCGTCATGAACGTCTCGATCGCGGCGGTGGCCGCCGACGTCGGCACGACCGTGACAGGGATCCAAGGCGCCATCACGGCGTACACGCTTGTGATGGCGATGTTCATGATTCCCGGCGGCAAGGTCGGGGCGCTGATCGGCCGAAGGCGCGCCTTCATGATCGGCTGCTGCATCTACGGATGCGGCTCCCTCACCACAGCGCTCGCGCCGAACCTCGCCGTGCTGCTGGTCGGCTGGTCACTCCTGGAGGGCATCGGGGCGGTGCTCATCCTGCCCGCGGTCGTGGCGCTCGTGGCCGGCAACTTCGCCGCTGAACGACGTGCCGCCGCCTATGGACTCGTCGCGGCCGCAGGTGCCGTGGCGATCGCGCTCGGACCGCTCATCGGAGGTTTCGCAGCGACGTACCTTTCCTGGCGATGGGTGTTCGCCGGTGAGGTCCTGGTGGTGACCGGCATCCTGTTGCTCGCCCGCCGTCTTGCTGACGTGTCGAGTGGCAAGCGTCCGCACATCGATCTCGTCGGCACTGTGCTGTCCGCGCTCGGGATCGGGACTTTCGTCTACGGTGTGCTCCGCTCGGACGAATGGGGCTGGTTCCGGCCGAAGCCCGATGCGCCGGCGTGGCTCGGTGTTTCGCTGGTCGTGTGGCTGATACTGACGGGCGTGCTGTTGATCTGGCTGTTCGTCGCGTGGGGGGCCCACCTCGTGGAGCGGCGGCGGGAGCCGCTCATCGACCCGGCCCTGCTGCACAACCAGCAGCTCAGCGGCGGTTTGACCATGTTCTTCTTCCAGTACCTCGTCATGATGGGCGTGTTCTTCGTCGTACCGCTCTATCTGTCGGTCGCTCTGGGCCTGTCCGCGCTCGCGACCGGCGTGCGACTTCTGCCGTTGTCACTGACCTTGGTGGCAGCCGCGACCCTCATCCCACGGCTCCTCCCGGACATCTCACCGAGGCGGGTGGTTCGGCTCGGGATCGTCGCGATGTTCGCCGGCGCGGTGATCCTCATGGCTGCCCTCGACACGGGTGCCGGAGCGGAGATCGTCACTGTCCCCCTCCTGTTCATCGGGGTCGGCATGGGCGCGCTGGCATCCCAGCTCGGCTCCGTCACCGTCTCCGCGGTGCCGGACGAACGGAGTGCGGAGGTCGGCGGCGTGCAGAACGCCGTGACCAACCTCGGCTCCTCCATCGGCACGGCACTGGCGGGATCGATTCTGCTCGCCGCACTCACCTCCTCGTTCTTGACGAACGTCGAGCAGAATCCGGCCGTCCCGGTCAAGGTGAAGAACGAGGCGGCGATCGGACTTCAGAGTGGTGCGACTTTCCTGTCGGACGCCCAGCTCAAGACCGCTCTCGAGGAAGCGGGCACGAATCAGAAGGTGGCCCAGGCCGCGCTGGAGGCCAACGCCGACGCCAGGTTGGACGGCCTGCGCGCCGCGCTCGCGATCCTCGCGTTCGCCTCTGTCCTGGCGATGTACTTCACCTCAAGGCTCCCCACTGCTCAGCCTCGCTCGGCGTAG
- the rodA gene encoding rod shape-determining protein RodA, translated as MTGANNFSVSGYGPARGGMSRLLARDSLARRLDWPILLSAMALSLIGSALVYSATRNRTEINQGDPYYFLIRHLMNTGIGLGLMVGTIWLGHRTLRTAVPILYGLSVFMILLVLTPLGATINGQRNWLVAGGLSLQPAEFIKITIILGMAMLLATRVDAGDKQYPDHRTVLQALGLAAVPMMIVMLMPDLGTIMVAVIIVLGVLLASGASNRWVFGLLGAGALGAVAIWQLKILDEYQINRFAAFANPDLDPAGVGYNTNQARIAIGSGGLFGTGLGHGSQTTGQFVPEQQTDFVFTVAGEELGFVGAGLILLLLGVVLWRACRIARETTELYGTIVAAGIIAWFAFQAFENIGMTLGIMPVAGLPLPFVSYGGSSMFAVWVAVGLLQSIRVQRPMSA; from the coding sequence ATGACCGGAGCGAACAACTTCTCCGTCTCCGGCTACGGCCCCGCCCGCGGCGGGATGTCACGGCTCCTGGCCCGTGACTCCCTGGCCCGCCGCCTCGACTGGCCGATACTGCTCTCGGCCATGGCGCTCTCCCTGATCGGCTCGGCCCTCGTCTACTCGGCGACCCGCAACCGCACCGAGATCAACCAGGGCGACCCGTACTACTTCCTCATCCGCCACCTCATGAACACCGGCATCGGCTTGGGGCTGATGGTCGGCACGATCTGGCTGGGCCACCGCACCCTGCGCACGGCGGTCCCGATCCTGTACGGCCTCTCGGTCTTCATGATCCTGCTGGTGCTGACCCCGCTCGGCGCGACGATCAACGGCCAGCGCAACTGGCTCGTCGCGGGCGGTCTGTCGCTCCAGCCCGCCGAGTTCATCAAGATCACGATCATCCTGGGCATGGCGATGCTGTTGGCCACCCGGGTGGACGCGGGCGACAAGCAGTACCCCGACCACCGCACGGTGCTGCAGGCGCTGGGCCTCGCGGCCGTCCCGATGATGATCGTGATGCTCATGCCCGACCTGGGCACGATCATGGTCGCGGTCATCATCGTGCTCGGCGTGCTGCTCGCCTCCGGCGCCTCCAACCGCTGGGTGTTCGGTCTGCTCGGCGCCGGTGCGCTGGGCGCGGTGGCGATCTGGCAGCTCAAGATCCTCGACGAGTACCAGATCAACCGCTTCGCCGCCTTCGCCAACCCCGACCTCGACCCGGCAGGCGTCGGCTACAACACCAACCAGGCCCGTATCGCCATCGGCTCCGGCGGCCTCTTCGGCACGGGCCTGGGCCACGGCTCCCAGACCACGGGCCAGTTCGTCCCGGAACAGCAGACGGACTTCGTCTTCACGGTCGCGGGCGAGGAACTGGGCTTCGTGGGCGCCGGCCTGATCCTGCTCCTGCTGGGCGTCGTCCTGTGGCGGGCCTGCCGCATCGCCCGCGAGACCACCGAGCTGTACGGCACGATCGTCGCCGCCGGCATCATCGCCTGGTTCGCCTTCCAGGCCTTCGAGAACATCGGCATGACCCTGGGCATCATGCCGGTCGCGGGCCTTCCCCTGCCCTTCGTCTCCTACGGCGGTTCGTCGATGTTCGCGGTGTGGGTGGCGGTGGGGTTGTTGCAGTCGATCAGAGTCCAGCGCCCCATGTCGGCGTAG
- a CDS encoding metalloregulator ArsR/SmtB family transcription factor, with the protein MSKQELEVLGQDADGACCQGLASAPLAEDQAVELAKAFKALGDPVRLRLLSMIASREGGEVCVCELTPAFELSQPTISHHLKLLRQAGLIDCERRGTWVYYWALPGVLDRLGAFLATPEPVGVTA; encoded by the coding sequence ATGTCGAAACAAGAGCTTGAGGTGCTCGGCCAGGACGCGGACGGCGCCTGCTGCCAGGGACTGGCCTCCGCCCCGCTGGCCGAGGACCAGGCCGTCGAACTGGCGAAGGCGTTCAAGGCACTGGGCGACCCGGTCCGGCTGCGGCTGCTCTCGATGATCGCTTCGCGGGAGGGCGGCGAGGTGTGCGTGTGCGAGCTGACGCCCGCGTTCGAGCTGTCGCAACCGACGATCTCCCACCATCTCAAGCTGCTCCGGCAGGCCGGACTCATCGACTGCGAGCGACGTGGGACCTGGGTCTACTACTGGGCGCTGCCCGGCGTACTGGACCGGCTGGGCGCGTTCCTGGCCACTCCTGAGCCCGTTGGGGTGACCGCGTGA
- the arsM gene encoding arsenite methyltransferase gives MSEQSTELRETVRQRYAAAAVKVTEGGTACCGPQPVEVDENFGSTLYAVAERDALPADAVAASLGCGNPTAVADLHEGERVLDLGSGGGIDVLLSARRVGPTGRAYGLDMTDEMLALALTNAKKAGATNVEFLKGTIEAIPLPAGTIDVVISNCVINLSTDKAAVFAETFRVLTPHGRIGVSDVVADDALSPAQRAERGDYVGCIAGALSFTEYREGLEAAGFVNVEITPTHPVADGMHSAIIRATKPRTEPQASRTTGSADACCGVNACCTPAETSADPDVTVTEAKTASGCGCQN, from the coding sequence ATGAGCGAGCAGTCCACCGAACTGCGCGAGACCGTCCGACAGCGGTACGCCGCCGCGGCCGTGAAGGTGACCGAGGGTGGCACCGCGTGTTGCGGGCCGCAACCGGTCGAGGTCGACGAGAACTTCGGCTCCACCCTCTACGCCGTCGCCGAGCGCGACGCCCTGCCCGCCGACGCCGTCGCCGCCTCTCTGGGCTGCGGCAACCCGACCGCCGTGGCCGATCTCCACGAGGGCGAACGCGTCCTGGACCTCGGCTCCGGCGGCGGCATCGACGTCCTGCTCTCCGCCCGCCGCGTCGGCCCCACGGGCAGGGCGTACGGCCTCGACATGACCGACGAGATGCTCGCCCTGGCCCTCACCAACGCGAAGAAGGCGGGCGCGACGAACGTCGAGTTCCTCAAGGGCACCATCGAGGCGATCCCGCTCCCCGCGGGCACCATCGACGTGGTGATCTCCAACTGTGTGATCAACCTGTCGACCGACAAGGCGGCGGTTTTCGCCGAGACGTTCCGCGTCCTGACCCCCCACGGCCGCATCGGCGTCTCGGACGTGGTCGCCGACGACGCCCTCTCCCCCGCCCAGCGCGCCGAGCGCGGCGACTACGTCGGTTGCATCGCGGGCGCCCTGTCGTTCACCGAGTACCGCGAAGGCCTTGAGGCGGCAGGGTTCGTGAACGTCGAGATCACCCCCACGCACCCCGTGGCCGACGGCATGCACTCCGCCATCATCCGCGCCACCAAGCCCCGGACCGAGCCGCAGGCGTCCCGGACGACCGGATCGGCCGATGCGTGCTGCGGCGTCAACGCCTGTTGCACACCCGCCGAGACCTCCGCCGACCCCGACGTCACCGTCACAGAGGCCAAGACAGCATCCGGCTGCGGCTGCCAGAACTGA
- a CDS encoding TIGR03960 family B12-binding radical SAM protein: MPAEAAVSVFPQLEALLPHVQKPIQYVGGELNSTVKAWDACDVRWALMYPDAYEVGLPNQGVMILYEVLNEREGVLAERTYSVWPDLEELMREHRVPQFTVDSHRPVKAFDVFGLSFSTELGYTNMLTALDLAGIPLESKDRTLDDPIVLAGGHAAFNPEPIADFIDAAIIGDGEQAVLDMTEIIRAWKAEGRPGGREEVLFRLAKTGNVYIPAFYDVEYLSDGRIARVVPNKSGVPWRVSKHTVMDLDEWPYPKQPLVPLAETVHERMSVEIFRGCTRGCRFCQAGMITRPVRERSITGIGEMVEKGLKATGFEEVGLLSLSSADHSEIGDIAKGLADRYEEDKIGLSLPSTRVDAFNVDLANELTRNGRRSGLTFAPEGGSERMRKVINKMVSEEDLIRTVSTAYGNGWRQVKLYFMCGLPTETDEDVLQIADMAMNVIAEGRKVSGQNDIRCTVSIGGFVPKPHTPFQWAPQLSAEETDARLEKLRDKIRGDKKYGRSIGFRYHDGKPGIVEGLLSRGDRRIGAVIRAVYEDGGRFDGWREHFSYDRWMACAEKTLPAFGVDVDWYTTREKTYEEVLPWDHLDSGLDKDWLWEDWQDALDETEVEDCRWTPCFDCGVCPQMDTSIQIGPTGKKLLPLTVKNAAPAPASGGHAH; the protein is encoded by the coding sequence ATGCCTGCCGAAGCCGCTGTATCGGTGTTTCCACAGCTCGAAGCTCTGCTCCCGCATGTGCAGAAGCCGATCCAGTACGTCGGCGGCGAGCTCAACTCCACGGTCAAGGCCTGGGACGCCTGTGACGTCCGCTGGGCGCTGATGTACCCGGACGCGTACGAGGTCGGGCTGCCCAACCAGGGCGTCATGATCCTTTACGAGGTGCTGAACGAGCGCGAGGGCGTCCTCGCCGAGCGCACGTACAGCGTCTGGCCGGACCTGGAGGAGCTGATGCGCGAGCACCGGGTCCCCCAGTTCACGGTGGACAGCCACCGCCCGGTGAAGGCCTTCGACGTCTTCGGTCTGTCCTTCTCCACGGAGCTGGGCTACACGAACATGCTGACGGCCCTGGACCTGGCCGGGATCCCGCTGGAGTCCAAGGACCGTACGCTCGACGACCCGATCGTCCTGGCCGGCGGCCACGCGGCGTTCAACCCCGAGCCGATCGCCGACTTCATCGACGCGGCGATCATCGGTGACGGCGAGCAGGCCGTGCTCGACATGACGGAGATCATCCGCGCCTGGAAGGCGGAGGGCCGCCCGGGCGGCCGCGAGGAGGTCCTCTTCCGCCTGGCGAAGACGGGCAACGTCTACATCCCGGCGTTCTACGACGTCGAGTACCTCTCCGACGGCCGTATCGCCCGTGTCGTGCCCAACAAGTCGGGTGTCCCGTGGCGTGTGTCCAAGCACACGGTCATGGACCTCGACGAGTGGCCGTACCCCAAGCAGCCGCTGGTCCCGCTGGCCGAGACGGTCCACGAGCGGATGTCGGTGGAGATCTTCCGCGGCTGTACGCGCGGCTGCCGCTTCTGCCAGGCGGGCATGATCACCCGCCCGGTGCGCGAGCGCTCGATCACGGGCATCGGCGAGATGGTGGAGAAGGGCCTGAAGGCGACGGGCTTCGAGGAGGTCGGCCTGCTGTCCCTCTCCTCCGCCGACCACTCGGAGATCGGTGACATCGCCAAGGGCCTGGCGGACCGCTACGAGGAGGACAAGATCGGCCTGTCCCTCCCCTCGACCCGTGTGGACGCCTTCAACGTCGACCTGGCGAACGAGCTGACGAGGAACGGCCGTCGCTCCGGTCTGACCTTCGCGCCGGAGGGCGGCTCCGAGCGCATGCGCAAAGTCATCAACAAGATGGTCTCGGAGGAGGACCTCATCCGGACCGTCTCCACGGCGTACGGCAACGGCTGGCGGCAGGTGAAGCTGTACTTCATGTGCGGCCTGCCGACGGAGACGGACGAGGACGTCCTGCAGATCGCCGACATGGCGATGAACGTGATCGCCGAGGGCCGCAAGGTCTCCGGCCAGAACGACATCCGCTGCACGGTGTCCATCGGCGGCTTCGTCCCCAAGCCGCACACCCCCTTCCAGTGGGCGCCCCAGCTCTCCGCCGAGGAGACGGACGCCCGCCTGGAGAAGCTCCGTGACAAGATCCGCGGCGACAAGAAGTACGGCCGTTCCATCGGCTTCCGCTACCACGATGGCAAGCCCGGCATCGTCGAGGGCCTGCTCTCCCGCGGTGACCGCCGCATCGGCGCCGTCATCCGCGCGGTCTACGAGGACGGCGGCCGCTTCGACGGCTGGCGCGAGCACTTCTCGTACGACCGTTGGATGGCCTGCGCCGAGAAGACCCTCCCGGCCTTCGGCGTGGACGTCGACTGGTACACGACCCGCGAGAAGACCTACGAGGAGGTCCTTCCCTGGGACCACCTCGACTCCGGCCTCGACAAGGACTGGCTCTGGGAGGACTGGCAGGACGCCCTCGACGAGACGGAGGTCGAGGACTGCCGCTGGACCCCGTGCTTCGACTGCGGCGTCTGCCCGCAGATGGACACCAGCATTCAGATCGGCCCGACGGGCAAGAAGCTGCTGCCGCTGACGGTCAAGAACGCGGCGCCGGCGCCTGCTTCGGGCGGTCACGCGCACTGA
- a CDS encoding MFS transporter, giving the protein MSSAESPTNSTTLRIIVALAIAFTVTVVDPLVLGLNLPQVSRALHVPPQVVGLLGGAATLVMATSVLAAGRLGDSVGLKRLLMLGLVLVTVADLLSVFSPGYGFLLAMRFLAGLGMTALLAVPLALLKVSVAPERRPLAIGGLMAVDVLLCGLIPAFTGWAVADVGWRFLFLIAPLLCLVSLWLTARYVPESPVQQGRRLDVVGVALIGATLLALVLGLAAAQNGILRPETWVPLVISPVLAVLFVLHARRTPDPALDLALFRNASFKVALAATLTLNFLIAGLGIVLGQFGTVVLSLSPESVGLLYLPGTLLIAGTVILAGSLIGKCGPRPVMIAGLLVMAASGLLLAGTASPAMALWLLVPTTWLCNLGSVVTSASVSETVLSQAPPGHSGTVASVQMAFAMTGAAFGPTVYVLLLNLFFRRQWLVDAKSRGLSVARAGRAVDAVRSGLAQSPGSTVYDSNLLRQASGLDLGLDFADGLRLTMLIVSILPLVVAVLALLLMPRREEPMV; this is encoded by the coding sequence GTGTCATCCGCTGAGTCACCTACCAACTCGACGACCCTGCGGATCATCGTGGCCCTCGCCATCGCCTTCACCGTCACCGTCGTCGACCCCTTGGTGCTCGGCCTGAATCTGCCGCAGGTGAGCCGGGCCCTCCATGTGCCGCCGCAAGTCGTCGGGTTGCTCGGCGGCGCAGCGACGCTGGTGATGGCCACCTCCGTTCTCGCCGCGGGCAGGCTCGGGGACTCCGTCGGGCTCAAGCGGCTGCTGATGCTGGGACTGGTCCTCGTCACGGTCGCCGACCTGCTCTCCGTGTTCTCGCCCGGCTATGGGTTCCTGCTGGCGATGCGCTTTCTGGCCGGGCTGGGTATGACCGCGCTACTGGCAGTGCCGCTGGCCCTGCTGAAGGTGTCCGTGGCGCCGGAGAGGCGGCCGCTCGCCATCGGTGGCCTTATGGCCGTCGATGTGCTCCTGTGCGGGCTGATCCCCGCGTTCACGGGCTGGGCGGTGGCGGACGTCGGCTGGCGGTTCCTGTTCCTGATCGCTCCCCTGCTGTGCCTGGTGTCGCTGTGGTTGACGGCCCGGTACGTGCCGGAGTCACCCGTCCAGCAGGGCCGTCGCCTCGACGTGGTGGGTGTCGCCCTGATCGGGGCGACTCTCCTGGCCCTCGTCCTCGGCCTCGCCGCGGCGCAGAACGGCATTCTCCGGCCCGAGACATGGGTGCCGTTGGTGATCAGCCCGGTCCTCGCCGTGCTCTTCGTGCTTCATGCACGCCGCACTCCGGACCCCGCCCTGGACCTGGCACTGTTCCGCAACGCATCGTTCAAGGTGGCCTTGGCGGCGACCCTTACGCTGAACTTCCTGATCGCGGGGCTCGGCATCGTCCTGGGGCAGTTCGGCACCGTTGTGCTGTCGCTCTCACCCGAGTCCGTCGGCCTGCTATACCTGCCCGGCACACTGCTGATCGCCGGTACCGTGATCCTGGCCGGGAGCCTGATCGGGAAGTGCGGCCCGCGGCCGGTGATGATCGCCGGCCTGCTGGTGATGGCGGCAAGCGGACTGCTGCTGGCGGGCACCGCCAGCCCCGCTATGGCGCTGTGGCTGCTCGTGCCGACCACATGGCTGTGCAACCTCGGGTCGGTGGTCACTTCCGCATCGGTGTCCGAGACGGTCCTCTCCCAGGCACCGCCCGGGCACTCCGGCACGGTGGCCTCCGTCCAGATGGCCTTCGCGATGACCGGCGCCGCTTTCGGGCCCACCGTCTATGTTCTGCTTCTCAATCTCTTCTTCCGGCGGCAGTGGCTGGTGGACGCGAAGTCACGCGGGCTGTCGGTGGCCCGGGCCGGGCGGGCCGTGGATGCCGTGCGCAGCGGACTGGCGCAGAGTCCGGGCAGCACCGTGTACGACTCCAACCTGCTCCGTCAGGCCTCGGGACTGGACCTCGGGCTGGACTTCGCCGATGGTCTACGGCTCACCATGCTGATCGTCAGCATCCTGCCGCTCGTGGTGGCGGTGTTGGCCCTTCTGCTGATGCCCCGTCGCGAAGAGCCCATGGTCTAG
- a CDS encoding CHAD domain-containing protein, with translation MADTKREIERKYEGPPAEGDAPLPDLTDVPGVSVVIDKGVAELDATYYDTADQRLATASLTLRRRTGGDDAGWHLKLPVSEGVRDEIRAPLSDTVPEDLTALVRSRIREAELVPVVRLLSVRDIRHLVDASGTLLAEVSVDRVRAERLSGGAGSAEWTEIEVELADDGDPAFLDKVEKKLRKAGIKRSASASKLAKALDDTAPRKPEKAEKVGKAGKTGKAGKAGEPGKGDNAGTTGKVADVSKATTKAARPEPPDSTPRTAGDHILTFVRAQRDAIVELDPAVRRDVPDSVHRMRVATRRLRSTFRSYGKILDRTVTDPIGVELKWLAAELGVDRDQEVLTEHLTSALDDLPSDLVTGPVQARLSTWSGARRSGSRQHLIAVLDGKRYLDLLTTLDTLVAGPPLREAASKKPAKVIAKAVRKGFKKVADLVGEALELPPGSERDLAMHDARKKAKRTRYAAEAATPALGDPAADLVKSMKSLQTLLGDHQDSVMVRGALRELATEAHAAGENAFTYGVLYGRAEQRAAAVEAELPGEWEAIEDKGAV, from the coding sequence ATGGCGGACACCAAGCGCGAAATCGAGCGAAAGTACGAGGGTCCCCCGGCCGAGGGCGACGCGCCACTCCCGGACCTGACCGACGTCCCAGGAGTCTCCGTCGTCATCGACAAGGGTGTGGCCGAACTGGACGCCACCTACTACGACACGGCCGACCAGCGGCTCGCCACCGCCTCCCTCACCCTCCGCCGCCGCACCGGCGGCGACGACGCGGGCTGGCACCTCAAACTCCCCGTTTCCGAGGGCGTCCGCGACGAAATCCGCGCCCCGCTCTCCGACACCGTCCCCGAAGACCTGACCGCCCTCGTCCGCTCCCGCATCCGCGAGGCCGAACTGGTCCCCGTCGTACGTCTCCTGTCGGTCCGAGACATCCGCCACCTCGTCGACGCCTCCGGCACCCTCCTGGCCGAGGTCAGCGTCGACCGCGTCCGCGCGGAGCGCCTCAGCGGCGGTGCGGGCAGCGCGGAATGGACCGAGATCGAGGTGGAACTCGCCGACGACGGCGATCCGGCGTTCCTCGACAAGGTCGAGAAGAAGCTCCGCAAGGCGGGCATCAAACGCTCCGCCTCCGCGTCCAAACTGGCCAAGGCCCTCGACGACACGGCCCCCCGCAAGCCGGAGAAGGCGGAGAAGGTAGGCAAGGCAGGCAAGACGGGGAAGGCGGGGAAGGCGGGCGAGCCGGGGAAGGGTGACAACGCGGGGACGACCGGCAAGGTCGCTGACGTGTCGAAGGCGACGACGAAGGCCGCGAGGCCCGAACCCCCCGACTCGACCCCGCGCACCGCAGGCGACCACATCCTCACCTTCGTCCGCGCCCAACGCGACGCGATCGTCGAGCTCGACCCCGCCGTCCGCCGCGACGTGCCCGACTCCGTGCACCGGATGCGCGTCGCCACCCGCCGCCTCCGCAGCACCTTCCGCTCGTACGGCAAGATCCTCGACCGCACCGTCACCGACCCGATCGGCGTCGAGCTGAAGTGGCTCGCCGCCGAGCTGGGCGTCGACCGCGACCAGGAGGTCCTCACCGAGCACCTGACGTCGGCGCTCGACGACCTCCCGTCCGACCTGGTCACGGGCCCCGTCCAGGCCCGTCTGAGCACCTGGTCGGGGGCCCGCCGCTCCGGCTCCCGGCAGCACCTGATCGCCGTACTGGACGGCAAGCGCTACCTGGACCTGCTGACGACGCTGGACACCCTGGTGGCCGGGCCGCCCCTGCGGGAAGCGGCCTCGAAGAAACCTGCGAAGGTGATCGCCAAGGCCGTACGGAAGGGCTTCAAGAAGGTCGCCGACCTGGTCGGCGAGGCCCTGGAACTGCCGCCCGGCTCCGAGCGCGACCTCGCGATGCACGACGCCCGCAAGAAGGCCAAGCGCACGCGCTACGCGGCCGAGGCGGCGACCCCCGCCCTCGGTGACCCCGCCGCCGACCTGGTCAAGTCGATGAAGTCCCTGCAGACGCTGCTGGGCGACCATCAGGACAGCGTGATGGTCCGCGGGGCCCTGCGGGAGCTGGCGACGGAGGCGCACGCGGCGGGTGAGAACGCGTTCACGTACGGGGTGCTGTACGGCCGCGCGGAGCAGCGCGCGGCGGCGGTGGAGGCGGAGCTGCCGGGGGAGTGGGAGGCGATCGAGGACAAGGGCGCCGTCTGA